One Tessaracoccus lacteus DNA window includes the following coding sequences:
- the dacB gene encoding D-alanyl-D-alanine carboxypeptidase/D-alanyl-D-alanine endopeptidase has product MPKRRVAEWVVVGVLSCLLLLGGFLVAVFHAPLLTAAGLTREGAPDTVDVSIFAPQVEESEAPATAGTGLAQAAGIPTDGKVPDSDTLTAQLKALDRSNLKAADGSKVTVAWEVVDVETGDVISSSKAKTALIPASNTKLMTSLAVMNALDGSETFATRVLQPADGEIVLVGGGDPMLLSTPADEGTYPQPASTQELAAATAEALKADGQSGVTLGYDDSYFDEEGWNDTWPSNYRDQVTQLSSLWVDEGRTSGARTRTPAADAAKIFATQLEKAGITVTGSVKERSGTGDEVARVESLPLHVLVETAMNRSNNSFTEILGLQLAKQTGRDSTFKGAVAAIKSELTDLGVWDEGTVLRDSSGLSRSNRITANMLARAVQLLDTDEHLSVILDGLPTAGVTGTLATRFTDALARPARGVASAKTGTLSLVSTLAGTTLTADGRQVSFAFMINGTDAGWWAKLWADQATGVVASCGC; this is encoded by the coding sequence ATGCCGAAGAGACGAGTGGCCGAATGGGTCGTCGTCGGCGTACTGAGCTGCCTCCTTCTGCTCGGCGGTTTCCTCGTCGCCGTGTTCCACGCGCCCCTGCTCACGGCCGCCGGACTGACGCGCGAGGGGGCGCCGGACACCGTCGACGTCTCCATCTTCGCCCCTCAGGTCGAGGAGAGTGAGGCGCCCGCCACGGCTGGCACCGGGCTCGCGCAGGCCGCGGGGATCCCCACCGACGGGAAGGTCCCGGACTCCGACACGCTCACCGCACAGCTGAAGGCTCTGGACCGGTCGAATCTGAAGGCTGCCGACGGCAGCAAGGTGACCGTCGCCTGGGAGGTCGTTGACGTCGAGACAGGGGACGTGATCTCGTCCAGCAAGGCGAAGACGGCGCTGATCCCTGCGTCGAACACCAAGCTGATGACGTCGCTGGCCGTCATGAACGCCCTCGACGGTTCAGAGACGTTCGCCACGCGGGTGCTGCAGCCGGCCGACGGCGAGATCGTGCTCGTCGGCGGCGGCGACCCCATGCTGCTCAGCACCCCCGCGGACGAGGGGACGTACCCGCAGCCCGCCAGCACGCAGGAGTTGGCCGCGGCGACGGCCGAGGCACTCAAGGCCGATGGGCAGTCCGGCGTCACCCTCGGCTACGACGACTCCTACTTCGACGAGGAGGGCTGGAACGACACCTGGCCCTCGAACTACCGCGACCAGGTGACGCAGCTGTCGTCGCTGTGGGTCGACGAGGGCCGCACCAGCGGCGCCCGGACCCGCACCCCCGCCGCTGACGCCGCGAAGATCTTCGCGACCCAGCTCGAGAAGGCGGGCATCACGGTGACGGGCAGCGTCAAGGAGCGCTCCGGAACCGGCGACGAGGTGGCACGCGTCGAGTCGCTGCCCCTCCACGTCCTGGTCGAGACCGCCATGAACCGCTCCAACAACTCCTTCACCGAGATCCTCGGGCTCCAATTGGCGAAGCAGACCGGCCGCGACTCGACGTTCAAGGGGGCCGTCGCGGCCATCAAGTCCGAACTGACCGACCTCGGTGTCTGGGACGAAGGGACCGTCCTGCGCGACTCGTCGGGCCTGTCGCGCAGCAATCGCATCACGGCGAACATGCTCGCCAGGGCCGTGCAGCTCCTCGACACCGACGAACACCTCTCAGTCATCCTCGACGGGCTGCCCACCGCAGGGGTGACCGGGACGCTCGCGACCAGGTTCACCGACGCGCTCGCCCGCCCGGCCCGCGGCGTGGCGAGCGCGAAGACCGGCACCCTCTCACTGGTCTCGACGCTCGCGGGCACCACCCTGACCGCCGACGGCCGCCAGGTGTCCTTCGCGTTCATGATCAACGGCACCGACGCTGGCTGGTGGGCCAAGCTGTGGGCCGACCAGGCCACAGGCGTCGTCGCGTCCTGCGGCTGCTGA
- the ftsH gene encoding ATP-dependent zinc metalloprotease FtsH translates to MGKPLQKFFKSPVAWIVLSVLFLILGMQLLSSMTGYQNVSTAKTIALLNSDTKLKSVTLIDGDQLIQVTDEQGNRTQTAWVGSQIDDIVKLVEQRKEAGTLEDWTATNPQPGFWSTFLYTGLPFLVLIFVVFWLMRSMSGGGAGGPLSFGKSKAKIVSKDTPKTTFKDVAGADEAVEELEEIKEFLAEPTKFQKLGAKIPKGVLLYGPPGTGKTLLARAVAGEAGVPFFSISGSDFVEMFVGVGASRVRDLFAQAKENAPAIIFIDEIDAVGRHRGAGMGGGHDEREQTLNQLLVEMDGFDVRGGVILIAATNRPDVLDPALLRPGRFDRQIGVEAPDADGRAHILQVHAKGKPLASDVDLVSIARRTPGFSGADLANVLNEAALLAARMNQDMIRQPHLDEAIDRVIAGPQKRTRLMNDHERLITAYHEGGHALVAAAMPGNDPVQKVTILPRGRALGYTMVMPDADKYSQTRGELLDQLAYMMGGRAAEELVFHDPTTGAANDIEKATKVARAMVMQYGMSERVGSVKLGGGDSEPFMGMRGTDSSSEYSQTMAAIIDEEVAGLIHTAHQEAFDVLVENREVLDELVRQLFAKETLNRQEVAEVFKPLRRREKRSAWTGSDERVPSDLPPIEVPASPSVPSLIPGPVAQPPVAPPSQTPQPPQVTPQPGPDSWRPPSAPQL, encoded by the coding sequence ATCGGCAAACCATTGCAGAAGTTCTTCAAGAGCCCCGTGGCCTGGATCGTCCTGAGCGTCCTTTTCCTGATCCTCGGCATGCAGCTGCTGAGCTCCATGACCGGATACCAGAACGTGTCGACCGCGAAGACCATCGCGCTGCTGAACAGCGACACCAAGCTGAAGTCGGTGACGCTGATCGACGGCGACCAGCTGATCCAGGTCACCGACGAGCAGGGCAACCGCACGCAGACGGCGTGGGTCGGCAGCCAGATCGACGACATCGTCAAGCTTGTCGAGCAGCGCAAGGAGGCCGGGACCCTCGAGGACTGGACGGCCACCAACCCGCAGCCGGGATTCTGGTCGACGTTCCTCTACACGGGCCTGCCCTTCCTCGTCCTGATCTTCGTGGTCTTCTGGCTCATGCGCTCGATGTCGGGCGGCGGCGCCGGCGGGCCCCTGTCCTTCGGCAAGTCGAAGGCGAAGATCGTCTCCAAGGACACCCCGAAGACCACCTTCAAGGACGTCGCGGGAGCCGACGAGGCCGTCGAGGAGCTCGAGGAGATCAAGGAGTTCCTCGCGGAGCCCACCAAGTTCCAGAAACTCGGCGCCAAGATCCCCAAGGGTGTGCTGCTGTACGGCCCGCCCGGGACCGGCAAGACGCTGCTCGCCCGCGCCGTCGCAGGCGAGGCCGGGGTACCGTTCTTCTCCATCTCCGGCTCCGACTTCGTCGAGATGTTCGTGGGCGTCGGCGCCTCGCGCGTTCGTGACCTGTTTGCGCAGGCCAAGGAGAACGCTCCGGCCATCATCTTCATCGACGAGATCGACGCCGTCGGTCGGCACCGCGGCGCCGGCATGGGCGGCGGGCACGACGAGCGCGAGCAGACGCTGAACCAGCTGCTGGTCGAGATGGACGGCTTCGATGTGCGCGGCGGCGTCATCCTGATCGCCGCGACCAACCGCCCCGACGTGCTCGACCCGGCGCTGCTGCGCCCCGGACGCTTCGACCGCCAGATCGGCGTCGAGGCTCCCGATGCCGACGGCCGCGCCCATATCCTCCAGGTGCACGCCAAGGGCAAGCCGCTTGCCAGCGACGTCGATCTCGTGTCGATCGCGCGCCGCACCCCCGGCTTCTCCGGCGCCGACCTCGCCAACGTCCTCAACGAGGCCGCGCTGCTCGCCGCCCGCATGAACCAGGACATGATCCGCCAGCCGCATCTGGACGAGGCCATCGACCGCGTCATCGCCGGCCCGCAGAAGCGCACGCGGCTCATGAATGACCACGAGCGCCTCATCACTGCCTACCACGAGGGCGGCCACGCCCTCGTCGCGGCCGCGATGCCCGGTAACGATCCGGTGCAGAAGGTCACGATCCTCCCGCGCGGCCGTGCGCTGGGCTACACGATGGTGATGCCCGACGCCGACAAGTACTCGCAGACCCGCGGCGAGTTGCTCGATCAGCTCGCGTACATGATGGGCGGCCGTGCGGCGGAGGAGCTCGTCTTCCACGACCCCACCACCGGCGCCGCCAACGACATCGAGAAGGCCACCAAGGTGGCCCGCGCGATGGTCATGCAGTACGGCATGAGCGAGCGCGTCGGCTCCGTCAAGCTCGGCGGCGGCGACTCGGAGCCGTTCATGGGCATGCGCGGCACCGACTCGTCGTCCGAGTACTCGCAGACCATGGCGGCGATCATCGACGAGGAGGTCGCCGGGCTGATCCACACCGCCCACCAGGAGGCCTTCGACGTCCTGGTCGAGAACCGCGAGGTGCTCGACGAGCTCGTGCGGCAGCTGTTCGCCAAGGAGACGCTGAACCGTCAGGAGGTCGCTGAGGTCTTCAAGCCGCTGCGCCGTCGCGAGAAGCGTTCGGCCTGGACCGGCTCCGACGAGCGTGTGCCGTCCGACCTGCCGCCCATCGAGGTCCCTGCCTCACCGAGCGTGCCGTCGCTGATCCCCGGCCCGGTCGCGCAGCCGCCGGTCGCCCCGCCGTCGCAGACCCCGCAGCCGCCGCAGGTCACCCCGCAGCCCGGCCCCGACTCCTGGCGCCCGCCGAGCGCCCCACAGCTCTGA
- the tilS gene encoding tRNA lysidine(34) synthetase TilS, producing MARRELGPAALRVTAAVAGALPGGDVTVGCSGGADSLALALGAHRAAARRGLTAEAVVVDHGLQPGSADVATRVVETLAARGVDARVVAVRVDEGDDGLEAAARDARLAALATPGRPVLLGHTLDDQAESVLLGLFRGSGTRSLAGMAPARGPFLRPLLGLRRADTEQACREWGLDWWDDPMNDDERFVRVRARRALADLSADLGRDLAPALARTAALARADADLLDALTGEAIDTSADTLDVAELRRLPDALRWRAIRAWLAAAGVAADRQATLAVDRLVTHWHGQGPVSLPGADVARTGERLRLAGRPGDTPRPAPPRPAL from the coding sequence GTGGCCAGGCGTGAGCTCGGGCCCGCCGCCCTGCGGGTGACGGCGGCCGTCGCCGGCGCGCTGCCCGGCGGCGACGTCACGGTCGGCTGCTCCGGGGGCGCCGACTCGCTAGCCCTGGCGCTCGGCGCGCACCGCGCGGCAGCCCGGCGGGGCCTCACGGCGGAGGCCGTCGTCGTCGACCACGGCCTGCAGCCTGGCTCGGCCGACGTCGCGACGCGCGTCGTCGAGACGCTGGCCGCCCGGGGAGTCGACGCCCGGGTCGTCGCGGTGCGGGTCGACGAGGGCGACGATGGGCTCGAGGCGGCCGCCCGCGACGCGCGCCTCGCCGCCCTCGCTACCCCGGGCAGACCGGTCCTGCTGGGCCACACGCTCGACGACCAGGCCGAGAGCGTGCTGCTCGGCCTGTTCCGCGGGTCCGGAACCCGCTCGCTGGCGGGCATGGCCCCCGCCCGCGGCCCCTTCCTACGCCCCCTGCTCGGGCTGCGGCGCGCCGACACCGAGCAGGCGTGCCGCGAGTGGGGCCTCGACTGGTGGGACGACCCGATGAACGACGACGAGAGGTTCGTCCGCGTCCGCGCCCGCCGCGCGCTGGCCGACCTCTCCGCCGACCTCGGCCGCGACCTCGCCCCCGCCCTGGCCCGGACGGCCGCGCTGGCCCGCGCCGACGCGGACCTCCTCGATGCCCTGACCGGCGAGGCCATCGACACGTCGGCCGACACGCTGGACGTCGCCGAACTACGTCGGCTGCCCGACGCCCTGCGGTGGCGGGCGATCCGCGCCTGGCTCGCGGCAGCCGGGGTCGCGGCCGACCGGCAGGCGACGCTCGCGGTGGACCGCCTGGTCACGCACTGGCACGGGCAGGGTCCCGTCTCGCTGCCCGGCGCGGACGTCGCGCGCACGGGAGAGCGGCTTCGTCTCGCAGGTCGGCCGGGCGACACTCCGCGACCTGCGCCGCCCCGTCCCGCGCTGTAG
- a CDS encoding fluoride efflux transporter FluC — protein sequence MLILLLTCLAGGLGAVARSLVDTALRARSEALFATLPWVATLAINVTGSFVLGVATGTLTGAPLGILGTGFCGGFTTFSTASWQVARLVGRRSRRIAAAYLVLTVVGCLAAAWLGLTLAG from the coding sequence ATGCTGATTCTCCTGCTGACATGCCTTGCCGGAGGGCTGGGCGCCGTGGCCAGGTCGCTGGTCGACACCGCGCTCCGCGCCCGCAGCGAGGCACTGTTCGCCACGCTACCCTGGGTCGCGACGCTCGCCATCAACGTGACGGGCTCCTTCGTGCTGGGCGTCGCCACAGGCACGCTGACGGGGGCACCGCTGGGCATCCTCGGGACGGGGTTCTGCGGTGGCTTCACCACCTTCTCGACTGCGTCGTGGCAGGTCGCGCGGCTCGTCGGGCGCCGCAGTCGACGGATCGCGGCGGCCTATCTGGTGCTGACGGTCGTCGGGTGTCTTGCAGCCGCCTGGCTGGGGCTGACGCTGGCAGGTTGA
- a CDS encoding inorganic diphosphatase encodes MDHNTGRIRLDRTLFTSTQYPYDYGFVEGTLGQDGDPLDAMIIGNDPTFPGCLVECYAVAMFRMTDEMGGDDKVLCVATADTRRGNITDLSSVPEHMLLEIEHFFSVYKDLEPGKSVEGATWTGREEAEAEVAESFERAKGTPYEHHHVNLA; translated from the coding sequence ATGGACCACAACACCGGTCGCATCCGACTGGACCGGACGCTGTTCACCTCCACTCAGTACCCGTATGACTACGGCTTCGTCGAGGGGACCCTCGGCCAGGACGGCGACCCGCTCGACGCGATGATCATCGGCAACGACCCGACGTTCCCCGGCTGCCTTGTCGAGTGCTACGCCGTCGCCATGTTCCGTATGACCGACGAGATGGGCGGCGACGACAAGGTGCTGTGCGTCGCGACGGCAGACACGCGCCGCGGCAACATCACCGACCTGTCGTCGGTGCCGGAGCACATGCTGCTCGAGATCGAGCACTTCTTCTCCGTCTACAAGGACCTCGAGCCCGGCAAGTCCGTCGAGGGCGCGACCTGGACCGGCCGCGAAGAGGCGGAGGCCGAGGTCGCGGAGTCGTTCGAGCGCGCCAAGGGCACGCCCTACGAGCACCACCACGTGAACTTGGCCTGA
- the folE gene encoding GTP cyclohydrolase I FolE has translation MAVDRERAAAAVRELLAAVGEDPGRDGLQDTPDRVARAWSELIAGYETDAADILGTTFDISHDEMVLVKDIELVSMCEHHLLPFTGVAHVGYIPSVDGRVTGLSKIARLVELYARRLQVQERLTTQIAEALVEHLDARGVIVVVEAEHTCMTMRGVRKPGSRTVTSAVRGQLRDPATRAEAMSLILGR, from the coding sequence ATGGCGGTCGACAGGGAGCGGGCCGCCGCCGCCGTACGCGAGTTGCTCGCCGCGGTGGGGGAGGACCCCGGCCGCGACGGGTTGCAGGACACCCCTGACCGCGTCGCGCGGGCCTGGAGCGAGCTGATCGCCGGCTACGAGACGGACGCCGCGGACATCCTGGGGACCACGTTCGACATCTCGCACGACGAGATGGTGCTCGTCAAGGACATCGAGCTGGTGTCGATGTGTGAGCACCACCTGCTGCCCTTTACGGGGGTGGCGCACGTCGGCTACATCCCGTCCGTGGACGGCCGGGTCACAGGCCTGTCGAAGATTGCGCGGCTCGTCGAGCTGTATGCCCGCCGCCTGCAGGTGCAGGAGCGACTCACCACGCAGATCGCCGAGGCCCTCGTCGAGCACCTCGACGCCCGAGGGGTCATTGTGGTGGTCGAGGCGGAGCACACCTGCATGACGATGCGCGGGGTGCGCAAGCCCGGCAGCCGCACCGTCACGTCCGCCGTCCGCGGACAGCTGCGAGATCCCGCGACGCGCGCGGAGGCCATGAGCCTGATCCTCGGGAGGTGA
- the hpt gene encoding hypoxanthine phosphoribosyltransferase, with amino-acid sequence MDAADVSQDLERVLFTSDQIQARIAEVAAQIDKDYAGREVLLVGVLNGAVMVMSDLQRAMHSHVEMDWMAVSSYGAGTQSSGVVRILKDLNAELKGRDVIVVEDIIDTGLTLSYLMKNLASRGPASLEIMTMFRKPDAAQMEVPVKYIGFDIPNEFVVGYGLDFAGRYRNLRDVGTLAKHVYS; translated from the coding sequence GTGGATGCCGCAGATGTGTCACAGGACCTCGAGCGTGTGCTCTTCACCTCCGACCAGATTCAGGCCCGGATCGCGGAGGTCGCAGCGCAGATCGACAAGGACTACGCGGGCCGGGAGGTGCTGCTCGTAGGGGTGCTCAACGGGGCCGTCATGGTCATGAGCGACCTGCAGCGGGCGATGCACAGCCACGTCGAGATGGACTGGATGGCGGTGTCGTCCTACGGGGCGGGTACGCAGTCCAGCGGTGTGGTGAGGATCCTCAAGGACCTCAACGCCGAGCTGAAGGGCCGCGACGTCATCGTGGTCGAGGACATCATCGACACCGGCCTGACGCTGAGCTACCTCATGAAGAACCTGGCGTCGCGCGGACCCGCGAGCCTCGAGATCATGACGATGTTCCGCAAGCCCGACGCCGCCCAGATGGAGGTGCCCGTCAAGTACATCGGCTTCGACATCCCCAACGAGTTCGTCGTCGGTTACGGCCTCGACTTCGCCGGCCGGTACCGCAACCTGCGCGACGTCGGCACCCTCGCCAAGCACGTTTACAGCTGA
- a CDS encoding HNH endonuclease signature motif containing protein, with amino-acid sequence MEPTTRLTTDAALTAIRAALAAIDHPQRTHISHHERLTLLQTARRAQGQLAGLVAMLTGEAEANHSAEAVAGTQLPTLLGQQEHLDVRDALRSVTQARDIAHHDDVAHRVIDGSLSPQHAQAIRRTLDTLPHALNTGQRDHARQYLIDKAATVTPGRLTASTDDLLAAVAPELVPTAEERDARLARQRADALARRSFTWGEDTAHPGSWYFKGSLPTLEAEQVIRAITIEVNHAKRAQRRQHRRHDTPRWDQRQADALTTLATTAAPPADPPQPKPPTLRQAQGVSTSSTNRGSEGSDASNSPDPYTPATLVVTIDYTELATQLHASGQLPSGARLPAKELRRLACDAQIIPIVLGAQAEILDVGRAHRFVTPAIRHALNLRDNGCIFPGCHATALECDAHHVIPWWAGGSTSLDNLALLCPYHHPKVEPTHTGPGAGTTSADGWHITFNPHTGRPTLGREPPDTS; translated from the coding sequence ATGGAACCCACGACCAGACTCACCACCGACGCGGCACTGACCGCAATCCGTGCCGCGCTGGCCGCCATCGACCACCCCCAACGCACCCACATCAGCCACCACGAACGCCTCACCCTCCTCCAGACCGCCCGCCGCGCCCAGGGACAACTCGCCGGCCTCGTGGCCATGCTCACCGGCGAAGCAGAAGCCAACCACTCCGCCGAAGCCGTCGCCGGAACCCAACTCCCCACCCTCCTCGGCCAGCAGGAACACCTCGATGTCCGCGACGCCCTGCGTTCCGTCACGCAGGCCCGCGACATCGCCCACCACGACGACGTGGCCCACCGCGTCATCGACGGCAGCCTCTCGCCCCAGCATGCCCAGGCCATCCGCCGCACCCTCGACACCCTCCCCCACGCCCTCAACACCGGCCAGCGCGACCACGCCAGGCAGTACCTCATCGACAAGGCCGCCACCGTGACACCCGGCCGCCTGACCGCCTCCACCGACGACCTGCTGGCCGCCGTCGCACCCGAACTGGTCCCCACCGCCGAGGAACGCGACGCCCGACTCGCCCGGCAGCGCGCCGACGCCCTCGCCCGCCGCTCCTTCACCTGGGGCGAAGACACCGCCCACCCCGGCTCCTGGTACTTCAAAGGCTCCCTCCCCACCCTCGAAGCCGAACAGGTCATCCGCGCGATCACCATCGAGGTCAACCACGCCAAACGCGCCCAACGACGCCAGCACCGCCGACACGACACACCCCGCTGGGACCAGCGCCAGGCCGACGCCCTCACCACCCTCGCGACCACGGCAGCACCGCCAGCCGATCCCCCACAGCCGAAGCCGCCAACCCTCCGACAGGCTCAGGGCGTTTCGACAAGCTCAACGAACCGCGGATCTGAAGGCTCCGACGCCAGCAACAGCCCAGACCCATACACACCCGCGACGCTTGTCGTGACCATCGACTACACCGAACTCGCCACCCAACTCCACGCCTCCGGCCAACTCCCATCCGGAGCCCGCCTCCCAGCCAAAGAACTACGCCGCCTGGCCTGCGACGCCCAGATCATCCCCATCGTCCTGGGCGCACAGGCCGAGATCCTCGACGTCGGCCGCGCACACCGCTTCGTCACCCCCGCCATCCGCCACGCCCTCAACCTCCGCGACAACGGCTGCATTTTCCCCGGCTGCCACGCCACCGCCCTCGAATGCGACGCCCACCACGTCATCCCATGGTGGGCAGGCGGCAGCACATCCCTCGACAACCTCGCACTGCTCTGCCCCTACCACCACCCCAAAGTCGAACCCACCCACACCGGCCCCGGCGCAGGCACCACCTCCGCCGACGGCTGGCACATCACCTTCAACCCCCACACCGGCAGACCCACACTCGGCCGAGAACCCCCAGACACCAGCTGA
- a CDS encoding CrcB family protein: MNRSRLPKIGAVFAGGCLGTAGRMGILHLVGDQVVALAAVNLLGCLLLGVVSALLGHRHEAWRMFLVVGGIGAFTSWSSLAVQGATHPSGVLIVAAEALAGVCVAGLAHFATWRLMMRGSR; this comes from the coding sequence GTGAACAGATCCCGCCTCCCTAAGATCGGCGCAGTCTTCGCCGGCGGCTGCCTCGGGACCGCCGGGCGGATGGGGATCCTGCACCTGGTCGGTGACCAGGTCGTCGCCCTCGCAGCGGTCAACCTCCTCGGCTGTCTTCTCCTGGGCGTGGTGTCGGCACTGCTTGGGCATCGGCACGAGGCGTGGCGCATGTTCCTCGTGGTTGGTGGAATCGGCGCGTTCACTTCCTGGTCGTCGCTCGCCGTGCAGGGCGCCACCCACCCCTCAGGCGTCCTGATAGTCGCGGCCGAGGCGCTTGCGGGGGTGTGCGTCGCGGGTCTCGCGCACTTTGCGACGTGGCGACTCATGATGAGGGGGTCACGGTGA
- a CDS encoding zinc-dependent metalloprotease, whose translation MEHAPEIDWALARRITRMAPGRLPDLDRRDLQRLVADLRVTARRAGEISASALGVDSVGAGTISVVDWTGWGAAVRDMADAGMSDLGLRRRPPGALRTLRGVGGGLVAGVGLRIAGPRLIGQYDAYTGSDTLFLLAPTIVNLERAHGFVPADFRLWVSLHEQTHALQFRAAPWLRDHLVGLGRRVLETEDGDDIAGLVATMTFLEGHADHTADTAGRARIRTVGQLRRAFHRTPGTLSRIAGVFDKGAQYRNGLEFCTQVTRKGGRKALRDAFLAPETLPRPDEIADPPAWLRRMRGQA comes from the coding sequence ATGGAGCACGCCCCCGAGATCGACTGGGCCCTCGCCCGTCGGATCACCCGGATGGCGCCGGGTCGGCTGCCCGACCTGGACCGCCGTGACCTGCAGCGGCTCGTCGCGGACCTGCGCGTCACCGCGCGCCGCGCGGGCGAGATCAGCGCCTCGGCCCTGGGCGTCGACTCCGTCGGCGCCGGCACGATCTCGGTCGTCGACTGGACCGGCTGGGGCGCCGCCGTGCGCGACATGGCCGACGCGGGCATGTCCGACCTCGGGCTCCGCCGCCGCCCGCCCGGCGCGCTCAGGACCCTCCGCGGCGTCGGGGGAGGACTCGTCGCAGGCGTCGGCCTCAGGATCGCCGGCCCCCGCCTGATCGGGCAGTACGACGCGTACACCGGCTCCGACACCCTCTTCCTGCTCGCGCCGACCATCGTGAACCTGGAGCGCGCCCACGGCTTCGTGCCAGCCGACTTCCGGCTCTGGGTGTCGCTGCACGAGCAGACGCATGCGCTCCAGTTCCGCGCCGCGCCCTGGCTGCGCGACCACCTCGTCGGCCTCGGCCGCCGCGTGCTGGAGACCGAGGACGGCGACGATATCGCCGGCCTCGTCGCGACCATGACCTTCCTCGAGGGCCACGCCGACCACACGGCCGACACCGCCGGCCGCGCCCGGATCCGCACCGTCGGCCAGCTGCGCCGCGCCTTCCACCGGACGCCCGGCACCCTGTCGCGGATCGCGGGCGTCTTCGACAAGGGTGCCCAGTATCGCAACGGCCTCGAGTTCTGCACGCAGGTCACGCGCAAGGGCGGCCGGAAGGCGCTGCGCGACGCCTTCCTCGCTCCAGAAACGCTGCCGCGGCCCGACGAGATCGCCGACCCGCCCGCGTGGCTGAGGCGGATGCGTGGCCAGGCGTGA
- the folP gene encoding dihydropteroate synthase: protein MGILNVTPDSFSDGGEYLDAHVAVSHARAMLGDGASIVDIGGESTRPGAARVSAADELDRVVPIVAQLAADGVVVSVDTMRASVAAAAIDAGARIVNDVSGGLADPAMFDVVAATGVDYVLMHWRGHSSIMSQAARYDDVVADVTAELLAQRDAALAAGVPGERIILDPGLGFAKTWDHNWTLLRHLDSFMELGHRVLVGASRKAFLGELLGGREPIGRDGATAALSFWCGLHDVWAVRTHDVTGQADAISVARRLLREREWDAAAGPARPDAVG from the coding sequence ATGGGAATCCTCAACGTGACCCCCGACTCGTTCTCCGACGGCGGGGAGTACCTCGACGCCCACGTCGCGGTCAGCCACGCCCGCGCAATGCTCGGCGACGGCGCCAGCATCGTCGACATCGGCGGCGAGTCGACCAGGCCCGGGGCGGCCCGGGTGTCCGCAGCCGACGAACTCGACAGGGTCGTCCCGATCGTCGCTCAGCTCGCGGCCGACGGCGTCGTGGTGTCGGTCGACACCATGCGCGCATCGGTGGCCGCCGCCGCGATCGACGCGGGCGCCCGCATCGTCAACGACGTCTCCGGCGGGCTCGCGGACCCCGCCATGTTCGACGTCGTCGCCGCCACGGGCGTCGACTACGTGCTGATGCACTGGCGCGGCCACTCGTCGATCATGAGCCAGGCGGCCCGCTACGACGATGTCGTCGCGGACGTGACCGCGGAGCTGCTCGCTCAGCGCGACGCGGCGCTTGCCGCCGGCGTGCCTGGAGAGCGGATCATCCTGGATCCCGGCCTCGGGTTCGCCAAGACGTGGGACCACAACTGGACGCTGTTGCGACATCTCGACAGCTTCATGGAGCTGGGGCACCGCGTCCTGGTCGGAGCCTCCCGCAAGGCTTTTCTCGGCGAGCTGCTGGGCGGTCGCGAGCCCATCGGCCGCGACGGCGCCACCGCGGCCCTGTCCTTCTGGTGCGGACTGCATGACGTGTGGGCAGTCCGCACGCACGACGTGACCGGCCAGGCTGACGCCATCTCGGTGGCGCGCCGGCTGCTTCGCGAGCGTGAGTGGGACGCTGCTGCGGGACCGGCGCGCCCCGACGCCGTGGGGTAG
- the folB gene encoding dihydroneopterin aldolase, with translation MTGITSTGYHGVFPEERREGQPFVVDVVLEFPLETRTDDLRDTVNYAEVAADVESVVTGEPRNLIESVAGDIAERLLARGRVERVTVTVHKPQAPISQPFGDVSVTICRSK, from the coding sequence TTGACCGGCATCACGTCGACCGGCTACCACGGTGTCTTCCCCGAGGAGCGCCGCGAGGGTCAGCCGTTCGTCGTCGACGTCGTGCTCGAGTTCCCGTTGGAGACCCGCACGGATGATCTGCGCGACACGGTGAACTACGCGGAGGTCGCGGCCGACGTCGAGTCCGTCGTGACCGGCGAGCCCCGCAATCTCATTGAGAGCGTCGCAGGCGATATTGCCGAACGGCTTCTGGCCCGTGGCAGAGTGGAGCGTGTGACCGTCACGGTGCACAAGCCGCAGGCGCCGATCAGCCAGCCCTTCGGGGACGTTTCCGTCACCATCTGCAGGAGTAAGTAG